In the genome of Crassostrea angulata isolate pt1a10 chromosome 6, ASM2561291v2, whole genome shotgun sequence, the window CCATAGTAACCGTTTAAAGTTAAAACACCGAAAAAGATGCACATTTGTGATAGATTTTGAGAATTAAGCAGGACAGCAAATTATGTCAGATATtgtataaatatcaataaatataacaCCTATGTGtatattgcatttattttttttaaaggggtgGCTtgatcaccccccccccctttcatttacatcatttaaattactcctcatataaataaataacctTTTCTTTCGAACGAATAGCTTATTCACTTTGATTATGATCCTCtatgataattaatttattaccCTTCCACAaagttaaaaacaaacaaataaaaccaATATAATAATTGAACACAACTTATTCTaaataaacactttaaaaacgCTCAAACAAGTAAAAGTTACTTATTGTCTACCATGTCATTAGCGTCAGAGAGTGTTGGTAATAAGGGTAAGTACGCTTCGCGTCTGGTTTAATACGATGATTCATGCCTTGCGAATCCGCGTAATCATAATCGCGGCGACTTTATTTCACAGTTGACTGATTAACTGGTTCGCGAATACTAATGTTCGCGTCCAAGTCTTATCTAGACTTGtgttgttatacatgtaacaaccacACGACAAGACATGGTTCGTGGCTGGAAATATTCAAGACGACGAGGCTCTAGGGACCACGCAAAAATTGATCCCGTACGAATTACTGTTAGTTTACAGTATATGCATCACCGAGAATATAAATCTATCGCTTTTAGCGGTTAACGTATATATGCTAAACGCTTAATGTCATTTAACCAAAATAATTACGCAGCCAGATGCTTAGTCACAATGAAACTATGATATAACAAACTGTTAAGCGGACTGAAAGCTGGACCAATTAAAAGTGTGCATGTATCACATTTTTtatagaagattttaaaatttcttcttcaaatattgtgattatttaataaagtaaacatttattgaGTTTTGATCCACAGTtgggaaacaaaacaaaacgaattactagtatttaatgaaattaaatcatttaagaGCTAAATCATAATCATTAAGTGTTAAAAATGAATTCTAAAACAGGAAAAAGGAGCTCTTATAATTGCAAAGTATTATCGTCACTGCATTGTAAAATTACCTGCATTCCCACTGTACCCCCACTGCACCTCCAGTTTATATTTACTGGCCTCATCCCCGACAGAAAACCGTGAGTAGACAGCATATCCCTTTTCTCCGTTGAATCTCTCCATATCAACTCGCAGTTCCTGGGGCTTCAGTGATGTCAATCTATGTAGCATGTCATTTCCTGTAAAAACCATGTCAATGTCAAATGTTCTCTTTTTCATACCCTCTGATCTTAATCTATttatgtttatcaaatattttaatattttgttttgcttttgcAAATCTAGTCAATTTCTGTATCTGGTCATATTTTAACCTTATGAAGCCTTTATGTGTATATCTagcaaaacaattttataatataacttttaaaagtaaacccagagtaaacccaaagtgaACCCgaggtttagttggggtttactctggtgtttggctgggtctgatcggtactgtatatgtccttttcaaatcaaatagtGATTCTATCATACATCTTATCTTAGACAAATAATTCAACTTAAAAACTTATAACAATATGTATTAAgtgtattaaattaaaatttattcaataaattaatcTTTCTAAATATCCGTTAGCAAATGCCCTgcctctttcttttttttcttgtgaCCCTTATCCATAATTGAGTTCCATATCAAAATCAATTGTGACTTGTTCCATAGTAAATAATTGTCCGTGCCTATTCAACAATCagttaaaaatgattataaaatcaAGCACTTTGAGATAATTGTTGATAAGATTCAATATTTGATCATAAAAACATCTAATCCAATAAAGAACTTATTGGAAGAAATACAATTGTTGGCTTCAGGCCTATGTCTTCCAAAGCAAATGAAAGAGATTAATTAATATTAGCCgttttaaaaatgcatgtaaaCCAGGGCACCGATATAAAAGATTGCAAGTTACGGATCAAACATGCTTAGAAATAAAAACTGTCATTTAATTCGTAACCCAAAAACTGCCGCTTTACGAACAAATGAAATTATTGGATTTTATTCACGTTATTATGGGTGATCgactaaaatgtttaaaccaatAATCGGTGTGACCAAGAGTCGTGTACTCGAGTCCTCGTTGACATTCCTAGTTTTTAACGAGCAAAGAGGATCATTATTTACATAGAAATTGACACCTGGTAAAAGTATACCTTTCCCCGGGTCATCATGctttaagtttatatttacatttacatcgTCGTAGGATCAATGTAAATTAGAAAGTtgcaaacaaaatataaagcagGAGATACAGAATTTGAATCTCTTCCTTTTTTTTGATTGCAACCTCATTTCGTCGATTTACATTATACTATTGATATCAAAGAAGTTATACATACAATGATTCAACAGGaagcaaaaaatacttaaataacgTAAATAACTAGGttgttttcttaaaatcaaCTTTATTTGAGGCTATTTCGAAAAGAAAAAGAGGTAGAGGAAAATTAATACCAATCCAATACTCGTGATCAGCATATCCAAACCCGTTCTTGTATTCCGTCCAGTTACGGTAAAAGTCCACCGATCCATTTACTCTCTGCTGAATCACCTGTTTCATATTTAGAGCAAAGATTATTTTCTTAATCTATTCAtttgcaaaacaaaaatcaaaattatcaggttaataaaaaaattgaaaatcaacttatcatttgaaaaatatgtttctaatgatcttattttatcaaaatacataGAAATACAGAGAAAGAAGACAAAGTGTACCGTCCATCCCCCGTTGTCAGTGGTCATATCACAGTACACAGCCTTGAATTTAATCGGTGAAACTGTAATATTGTACACGCCGTTATTCCATCTGGTGTTGGGATATTTCTTCAAAATGTCCGCACAATCGGTACCTGCCATGTCATGGGCCTTTAGAAGATATTGGCGGATCACTTCCACGTTTCTAAGCATATCTATAGCTTCTCCTGAAAAAAGCTGCTCAGCCAAATACATACTCGTATTTCTTATATCGTCGACCTTTCCAACCAGATAGTCTGTACGTGAGAACAAATCCTGTTTTAATGTTTGTTGTTCGGTCTGAATAGCAGATAGCTTATTACTGATTTTGTTATCAACGTTCtcagaaaaattatataaaagagACTCGATATTCTTGTTAAAGACTTGCTGTTCGGTGTGAGTTGTAGAGTGTACATCtatgattttttcttcaatatttttagtcagatttgtcataaaatagtcaaatttttgGCGTAAGTGTCGTTGTTCGGTCTGTGTCGTGGTAATAAGATCACTGATTTTCTGATCGATTCTCTCAGATAAATTAGTTGAAAGAAACTTAATTTCCTCGTTAAAATGTCGTTGTTCGGTCTGAGTTACGGAAATAACATCACTGATTTTTTCTAGTTTCCCAAATAAAATGGATGTGACGGACACCATTTCCTGTCTGAAAAGACGCTGCTCGATCTGGGTTGTGAAAAGTAagtcactgattttcttatcaACTAAAGCGGAAAGTAGTTTTTCGCTGATTTTTTCACTTTGGTCTGTGGATTGATCTTCAATGTTCCTTGTAGCATTTCctatcatttgttttatattttcgtCAACAATGTTTTCGACTCCCTCAAGTCTCTTCATCACCATCTTTTCAATACCTTTACTAAATTCCTGCAACCCGATTTTCATGTAATCTAAAGCTTGATCTGCGGACTTCTGACGATCTTTTAAATCATGAACTAGATCATATCCGTTCACTATTgcaattattgaaaacaaaatcgatATTTTGAATTGTCGACCCATCGCCAAGTTTTCCGTTACATACACTTCAATATTGTTGTCTTATATCATAACCAAATAAAAGTATTAATCCGTTCTTTCGCCAGAGGTGGCAAATTAGCAATACAGAGAGGACGTCAAACAGTCGGAAACACTTCTGTTACAAACACTTCAATATTGTTGTCttatattataacaaaaaaagtattaatcCGTTCTCTCGCCAGAAGTGGCAATTTTGCAATACAGAGAGGACGTCAAACAGTCGGAAACACTTCCGTTACAAACCCTTCAATATTGTTGtcttgtattacatgtataataaaaatacacaagtaTTAATCCGTTCTCTCGCCAAGAGTGGCCAATTAGCAATAAACAGATTACGTCAAACAGTCGGAAACACTGTTAACCCAGTTTAGCTTTGAATTAGCGTCGCTTAAG includes:
- the LOC128190006 gene encoding fibroleukin-like; the protein is MGRQFKISILFSIIAIVNGYDLVHDLKDRQKSADQALDYMKIGLQEFSKGIEKMVMKRLEGVENIVDENIKQMIGNATRNIEDQSTDQSEKISEKLLSALVDKKISDLLFTTQIEQRLFRQEMVSVTSILFGKLEKISDVISVTQTEQRHFNEEIKFLSTNLSERIDQKISDLITTTQTEQRHLRQKFDYFMTNLTKNIEEKIIDVHSTTHTEQQVFNKNIESLLYNFSENVDNKISNKLSAIQTEQQTLKQDLFSRTDYLVGKVDDIRNTSMYLAEQLFSGEAIDMLRNVEVIRQYLLKAHDMAGTDCADILKKYPNTRWNNGVYNITVSPIKFKAVYCDMTTDNGGWTVIQQRVNGSVDFYRNWTEYKNGFGYADHEYWIGNDMLHRLTSLKPQELRVDMERFNGEKGYAVYSRFSVGDEASKYKLEVQWGYSGNAGNSLDYHNNMTFSTPDQDNDGYSGNCANYYRSGWWFDSCYYANPNGQYTDSEKNGTKYIVWHHWENSYMSLKAIQLMIRPRA